The DNA sequence AAATTAGACTTagcatgtttttcttttgtataaACATTGCATGTTATGATCCGTGCGCGGTTCTGATTATAGACCCGGGACAACGATTTCCACACTCGTATTTTTCGTTTGTAGTTTTACTCTTTTTCTAttgtttgattttcattttctttagtCAATCACAAAAATAAGTGAGAGAATTGCAACATAAGCATCGAGATTTTAAATTGCCAACATAATGCAGATTGTGGGAGATTCACTGGATTAACTCACATCTACCAACACCCTAAAATTTTAACTATGACTATCATTACAAGGCCCACTATGACCAGGCCCAAATGAGGTGATCCAGCAAGAAAGCTTAACCAACCcaacattaaattaaacttgcagcaaattaccaaaaaaataaaaataaaaaataaaaaacgaaagGGCACGTTCTACTTTGTTCCTGGAGTCTCCGTTGTTGTAAGCCTTCGGCTTTAGCATTTTCCACCTCCAAGTCTCTCCCTCTCCTGAGATCAGGTCCTCGCATTCAGGTTAGTAACaagggttttcaattttcttccttAATCTCTGAAATTATTACTTGGATTTTTATCAATTTCTGAATCACATTCATAATTTGCGAGCCAAATCTTCCTACTTTTCGTGTTTGCCGTAGCTGGGTTATTCTTGTAATTACTAGTGCCATTGAAGCTTGGTGGGTTCAAAGTTATGATTTTAAAGCTTCAATCTGACATGGGCTTTATTGGGTTTTTGAGGTTTTACCGCACTGTTTGAGGGGATTCGATGATTCCTGGGTTGCTAGGTTTTGCAtcctttttttgggtttggtaTTTAGGGTTGTTTAAAGGTGAGGTAATTGAGTAGTAATCTCTCTTAGTTACTGTTGTTTCTGTGGCAGAATGCTGCAAGTCTTCATTTTTCGGCGAGTGTTAGAATTTATGTAAAACgggttgttttgtttgtggGTCATTTGATTTGGAGCTTAAAAtagtttttctcttttaaaCAAATTATAATAGTATAGCTGATTGATCTAAGGTTCGATAATGATCAGCCTTGCGTTGTTGCGTTAATCATGACGAAATCTTCCTAAAATACAGAGGCCAGAGTTTGTGTCAATCTACTATTTTAGATACAGGGTTCCATTCACCGTATAAGTTTTATATATTTCCCAAAATTATGTTTACGGAAGTGAGAAAGCACACAATGAGTGCTTTGCTGGTGCATGATTCGGCGACATGGTCTAGATCTACTTTGATTTTGTAAGATATGAGGGATTTTCTCCTACAAATAGATGCAGGCTCTTCTTTAGCCATCAGAACGGATTAGACAACTACCGAGCGGCATTTAAGCACTCATCTCAGGATACGGTCATACCATTTGTGCTGAAGTTGCCACAAATCGAAATAAGATTTGAGATTATGTGAACTTCGTTATAAatattaaaactaattttttttctcagaaGCATTCGGTGCTTTCATTTCCGCTGTCATATCTTTTGAGTTAACGCACATAATGAGTTATTTAGCTGGTCTCCTTTTTCTCATTTACGTATTAGATTGAAGAGGGGATGGGGAATGGATATTAATGCCTAAAAATCAAAGCCATATGTCGTTGTATGAGACAAACGCTTCATTTTTCAGGTAAATGGGTCTGGGTACACTACTTGAAGGCTTTCTGCTTCTTGCAAATGCACTGGCGATTTTAAATGAAGACCGCTTCCTTGCGCCTAGGGGATGGAGCCTCTCAGAATTCTCAGGGGGCAGGACGAAATCAGTCAAGGGACAGATTATAGGTCTCATCTACGCAACACAATACTTGAGAGTTCCTCTTGTGCTACTCAATACTGTCTGCATCGTTCTAAAATTGATATCTGGATGATTCCAGATGAGGTAAGATATATATCTATGTCTAAGTACAGAGTGTATAATATTATCCAAACAAATTTAGTCTTGAACTTCTGCTCAGGTGAGGTTTGTTAACAACTCTGGTTATGTTTATATTCTAGCATTCTTATCCCCACTGCCCCGAGCCAATAGCTCCTGGTTTGCTGGAGTCGTATGCATTTGACGATTCAATAGTGTTTTGTTaacatatgaatatgccataaTGCGGCTTCACTCGACATTAATAAATCCAACAGAGCAAGAGAAGATTTGGTTAACTAGAAAAGTATGCATTTTTTCCAAGTAGCAACAAATTGTTGCCAAGCTATTTTTTGGCCTCTGTATTTTGCACTGGAATTGTTGGAACTCTTAGCTTTAGTATTCGGGATTGTTGGAACTCTTAGCTTCCATATCGAAACTTAATTGCGTTTTTCCTTCTGAACGGATGCAGGTTATTTGTTCAGAAGATTCGTCGAATTGATATTAGGAATCGGCCAAAATGGATCTCTCGTTTCTCGGAAGGCTGAAGCATGAGGTTGATGGATATTGTTTGAATGTTGTTTTTTAGAAATAGTTCTTGTTCCTCATTGTTCAGAAGCTATTTGACTTTAGATATTAATTGGCTGGTCCGGCCCTCTCAAGGTAAAATTCATTTTTACGGTGTAATTTCCTCGAAGATATTAACTTTTCCAACATTTTAACGCCAAATTCTGTCCCCATAATTGTTTTTGTTACATTTTCGTCCTTGTAGTTTCGTTTCGTTTCAAATTTAGTCAAATGTATCCGCTAATTGATTTTTATTCGTTAACTATGCTATAAAATGCTCAATCCTTGAAGGACAAAAGACATAACTAAATGCCAATAGCAAATTAAATACAATTGTGGGATCAaatggcagaaaaagaaaagggggagggggaggaagAAAATTATTCATAGATCAGCAAATACGTGGTAAGTTTTGGAGTCTACGGCTATGAGCCTCAAGGCTGAAATCAAAGCTGCAACAGCCAAAAGGCCGAAGAAGCCGACATTCAGCCAATGCCAGCACTTCTGTGCAGAAGTCAGCTTCTCCTTCTTTGCCACCAAATACATGTGGTTTGCAAGAATAAATGTGAGGGGGAACGTGCTTATGGCTCCTGTGAGGCTCATGAAATCTCCGAGGAACGGCAGCAGAGCCGAAACCAGCGTGTTAATCGCCAAGTAGCCGCCTCGAACGGTGATTCTGAATGTCAAGTTCTGAATTTTCAGCGGACTTCCTTTGATGCCGAACTTTGTATCCAGATATTCGTACATTGGACTTGCAAATATCTGCAAGCAGCGGTGAAAAAAAGCTTGTTGGGTTAGTGCATTTTCGGAAAGTGAAAGAGAGGGGGTCAGAAGGAAGAAGGTTTACATGCAGGGCAATGACTGTTTGCAGGAAGGCAGCAAAATTGGCCATCGCCTTCACCCAGACCGGTCCGTTGACGTTGTTGAGCAGATAAGATGATGTGTTATTTCCATATGCCCAATAACCTATAAAACAGACGGCATACAACGGCACAACACCGG is a window from the Pyrus communis chromosome 16, drPyrComm1.1, whole genome shotgun sequence genome containing:
- the LOC137720446 gene encoding uncharacterized protein; amino-acid sequence: MGLGTLLEGFLLLANALAILNEDRFLAPRGWSLSEFSGGRTKSVKGQIIGLIYATQYLRVPLVLLNTVCIVLKLISG